CTCCTGCGGGAAGGAAAGCAGCAATTTCAGCGACCGGCGCAAAGTGAAAAAACCCATGCGCGATAGCATAACGGCCATGAAGATTCTCCTGCTCTGCTGGCGCGACACCAGCCACCCCCAAGGTGGCGGCTCCGAGCGCTACCTTGAGCGAGTAGGCGAATACCTCTCCGCATGCGGGCACGAGGTGACGTTTCGCACCGCCTGCTATCCCGGATCACTCAAACAAGAACAGCGTGGCGGTATCACCTTCTCGCGCGCCGGCGGACGCTTCAGCGTGTACCCGCGTGCGTTGCTGTGGCTGTGGCGCAGGCGTTTTGATGTGGTGGTAGATACCCAAAACGGCATCCCCTTCTTCGCGCGTCTGGCCACGCGCGCACCGGTGGTGGTGCTTAGCCACCATTGCCACCGCGAGCAGTGGCCGGTGGCAGGACGCCTCCTTGGCCGGGTGGGTTGGTGGCTGGAATCGAAGGTCGCGCCCTTTGTCTATCGCAATGCCCAGTGGGTGACGGTGTCTGAACCCAGTGCTGCTGAACTGCGCGCTTTGGGGGTGCGCCGCGTAGCCATCATCCGCAATGGCGTGGACCGGGTGAATGCCAGCGCCGCCCAGGAACCCTTCCGCATGGTCACCCTGAGCAGGCTGGTGCCACATAAACACATTGAGCACGCCATCGACGCAGTGCGCGCCATCCCCGAGGCGCACCTGGACGTGATTGGTTCCGGCTGGTGGTCCGATCGCCTGCGCGCCTATGCCGCCGATGTTGCAGATCGCGTGCATTTTCACGGCCACGTCAGCGAGCGCCGCAAGCATGAACTCCTCGCGCGAGCCTGCCTGCACCTTATGCCCTCTGCCAAGGAAGGCTGGGGCTTGGCCGTGATTGAGGCTGGCCTGCACGGGGTGCCCACCATTGGTTATCGCAGTTCAGGTGGGCTTCGTGATTCCGTCCGCGGCGGCCTCCTGGTGGATACCCACGCCGATTTCCTTGCCGCTACGCGTCTTTTGCTTTTCCACGCACAACGCCGCCAAACCCTTGGCGCCATTGCAAGAGACTATGCGCAGCAGTTCTCCTGGGAGGAGACTGGCCGGCGCTTTATGCAGATCATCGGCACTGCGAACCAGGAGAAGATGAGCGCCCAGCCCAAGGGTTGAGGCTTCGTGATACCGCCGATTTCTCGCTGGGAGTCGCCGTCGATCACCAGCCCGATATGGTGTTCGCGCAGCCAGGCATCATCGTCTAGGTGCTTGAGTGCTTCGGTATAGCGGGGCGAGGCTTGATCGGTGATCTCCCCATCCACGCGCAGCTCACCTGCCTGCACGGCACTGTTTGCTTTCAGGCGCGGGTCCACCATCACACGCCCCTGGTATTCGACGATGCCGCGGCTGTCCACGATGAGCAGGTCGCCTTCAGATTGGGGCAGATCAGGGGTGGGCACGGTCACGTCGGGCAGCGGGCGGAAGCTCAGGGCGGCGAACACTAAGGCTAGGGGAGGAATGCGCGCGGCACCGGCCACCATGGCGGGCAGGGCGAGCATGAGCAGCTTATTGGAATCGCGAAACAGCGAGGCCCCCGGCAACCACAGCAGCCAGGGCATGGCCAGCATGAGTATCAACCCGGACCAGGCGAGGATCTGCAGGCGCCTAGGTGCAAGGAGCAACAGCCCGAACAGCGCGAGCATGGGCAGCCATACCGCCACCTCCGCGTTCCAGATATTGCCCGTGCGGCTTGCCAGGTAGGCATGCGTGCTGCTGTCCGGCACGGATTGCAAGCTGGGCACAAGCCAGCTCAAAGAGCTCAAGGCGCCAACCAGCAGCATCTT
This window of the Corynebacterium pseudopelargi genome carries:
- a CDS encoding glycosyltransferase family 4 protein; this encodes MKILLLCWRDTSHPQGGGSERYLERVGEYLSACGHEVTFRTACYPGSLKQEQRGGITFSRAGGRFSVYPRALLWLWRRRFDVVVDTQNGIPFFARLATRAPVVVLSHHCHREQWPVAGRLLGRVGWWLESKVAPFVYRNAQWVTVSEPSAAELRALGVRRVAIIRNGVDRVNASAAQEPFRMVTLSRLVPHKHIEHAIDAVRAIPEAHLDVIGSGWWSDRLRAYAADVADRVHFHGHVSERRKHELLARACLHLMPSAKEGWGLAVIEAGLHGVPTIGYRSSGGLRDSVRGGLLVDTHADFLAATRLLLFHAQRRQTLGAIARDYAQQFSWEETGRRFMQIIGTANQEKMSAQPKG